The genomic stretch CAGCGAAAGTTCCCATTGCGGATGTTGCTGGATATAGGCAATAATCAGTGGTGCCATTTGTGCACAGCGGCTCCATTCAGGCTGTAGGTATAGCCTGCACGAGTCTGATACCTGGCGGGCATAGCTTTCAGCCCAGCTGAAATCGGAACGGTGATAAATGACCACCTTCAGCTCATGTGCCTGGCGGCAAACGCTCTCCAGCGGGGGCTTGAATTTTTTGGGCGAAAGGCAGATCCAGTCGAAATCACCGATCACCTCATGGGCGCCGGAAGTTTCCAGATGAACCCGGAAACCGCGCTGGTGCAAGGCATCGCAAAGGGCGCTAAGATCATACAAGGTAGGCTCGCCGCCGGTTACAATGGCTAGGCGCGCAGGATGTGCGGCCGCCTCATCGGCCAGCTGCTGTACTGTTTTCTGCAGATACCCTTCGGTTGCCCAGCTTTCCTTGACATCGCACCACACACAACCCACATCGCAGCCCGCCAGCCGGATGAAAAAGGCAGCCCTGCCCTGATGAAAACCTTCGCCCTGCAGGCTGTAAAAAGTCTCCATCAC from Thermoflavifilum aggregans encodes the following:
- a CDS encoding 7-carboxy-7-deazaguanine synthase QueE; protein product: MPNGPDRGFHPNFAEMPTDTAHIKPLKVADTAWPLNAADPGRLPVMETFYSLQGEGFHQGRAAFFIRLAGCDVGCVWCDVKESWATEGYLQKTVQQLADEAAAHPARLAIVTGGEPTLYDLSALCDALHQRGFRVHLETSGAHEVIGDFDWICLSPKKFKPPLESVCRQAHELKVVIYHRSDFSWAESYARQVSDSCRLYLQPEWSRCAQMAPLIIAYIQQHPQWELSLQLHKYVHIP